A single Blastopirellula retiformator DNA region contains:
- a CDS encoding SufE family protein — MSDIPTLTAAELVEEFEFYDDPMDRFQYLIELGRQMPPLDDVYKVEAYRVQGCQSQVWLIPQATEDGQQLYFLGDSDAQIVKGLAALLSMLLSYKTPDEILAYDLESLFEQVGLAQTITPSRANGFYNMVQQIRDLATAAKKSG; from the coding sequence GTGAGCGATATTCCAACCCTGACAGCCGCGGAACTCGTCGAAGAATTTGAGTTCTATGACGATCCTATGGATCGTTTTCAATATCTGATCGAACTCGGTCGGCAGATGCCCCCGTTGGACGATGTCTATAAGGTCGAAGCCTACCGCGTCCAGGGATGCCAAAGCCAAGTCTGGCTGATCCCCCAGGCAACCGAGGATGGTCAGCAACTCTACTTTTTGGGGGACAGCGACGCCCAGATCGTCAAAGGCTTGGCCGCGCTCCTCTCGATGTTGCTCTCTTATAAGACGCCGGACGAAATCCTGGCGTACGATTTGGAGTCCCTGTTCGAGCAGGTTGGCTTGGCTCAGACGATCACCCCGTCCCGCGCCAACGGCTTTTACAACATGGTGCAGCAGATTCGCGACCTCGCCACGGCGGCCAAAAAGTCGGGCTAA